The genomic segment gttaaaatggcacCTCCAAGGCTAGTGGATAAAGATCAATTAATTACGAAAGTAAAAAACGCAAAGAGGACATCTTGTGGATGAGCAAGGAACTGCAGGTAGGAACTTTCTGCTGTTACATATGTAACTTTACTGGGCAATTTATACATAATCTattatattacaaaatatttaaatatacagAAATTAATCTTTAATCTTCAAATGTGACCATCCTGCCAAACATTCagtttggcagaaataccacATACAGACCGCATCGTGATAAGATGATGAGATCATTAGCATGCTGGTGCATCTGTGCAGTAATGACTGAACAGTGAAGCTCACTTTCGTTGATTTCTCAAGTGCATCTAGCATGAATCGGCTGCTGCTGTGAGAAAAGCTACAGGAAATGTCAGGAAACTTCCACCATCTCATGGATTACTGACTACCTCACAGACAGGCTGCAGTATGCTGAACAGAGCTCTGTGTGATTTAGCTGATGTGCAGTACAGGAGCTCCACAGGAATCTGTGCTCTCTCCATTCCCGTTCACCTGGTACACCTCAGACTTCCCTTATAACTCCTGGTCATGCTACCTACAGGCAGTACTCTGATGATTCTGCGGTGGTTGGATGTATTAGTGATGGACGGGAGGAATAAACTATTTGTGGGGTGGTCTGTGAGGAATCATCTGTGAAGCAGTGACACCACCAGGATGGTGAAGGACTTCAGAAGGAAGAGGTTGGCTGCACAATCCATTCCCCTCTCTGTTTGTCGTTTACAGGACAGGATCTGGATATGGTGGAGGAGTACAACTGGAAGACCAGCACAGGCTGTATAAACAGGGCATGAGCAGGCTCTATTTCCTACAAAAGCTGAGCTCCTTCAATGTGCAACTGAGTGATGGAGGTTTTCTATCACTCAGTGTcctttgctgtggtctgctcagGGAGCAGCATCAGAGCTGGTGACACCAACAGTCTGAATAAACTGATTAGGAAGGCTGGCCCTCTGACTGGCTGCAAACTGGACACTTTTATAGCTGTGATGAAGACGAGGCATCTAAAACACCATCATCCGTCATGGATAATCCTGAAAAACCTCTGCATGACTTACTGGACAGGCAGCAGAGCTCCTTCTCTAACAGACTGATTCAGCTCTGCTgtcacaaagaaacacatgggAAATCTTTCACACCACACGTTAGCATCCTTCATAACACAATATATCTGTCTGACAAAGAACCATCTGCCAGATTTTTTTCAACAGGTTATTTGGTAAATTCAAAAGAATTTCCCAAATATGCCTCCTCTCACAAGCCTCCTCTCCATCACAACTATAAAAGTGTCCAATTCAAAAGATATGGGATAAACAAAGCATTTCTCATCTCATCATCAGTGGAATAGTGAAAATTTGGAATACTCAAATAATGCTCAGACAGGCAAACACTGTAGGTTTTGTTAGGAGAAAAAATGGTTACTCAGTGACTGAAATGTTCAGTCCAAGTGTATTTCCTGTACTCTTAGCAGCTGTCTCAGCCAATGCGTGCAGCAACTTTGAAGCCAAACTGAAAGGGACAAATAAAGACTGCGGTGTCACAGATGAGAGCGCTCATTACATAAATCAGAGTACACTCCAGTTGCGGTTTATGGTGATAAACTGCCTTGTGATGATGAtgtgagttttatttatttgaacttCATAATAAGTTCACATTTTAAGTATGCTTCACCAGACAGTTACGTCAGACTATAGAGCTGTGCCATGGGAAACAAAGCTCCAGCttaaacacagaataaaattACTGTTTAAAAGCAGAAACACTTGTTTTATTTGTGGTTTACCGCCCGTGGTAACTGCTACAAGAGATGCTTTCAGgctaaaggttttaaaaaaaacagagataaTACTGTTATAATATTCTCATGGCAGTGTAAACAACCCCAAGCTAATTAATGCCAGCTAAGGCAACAATCTAATACTATTGTGTAAATAACTGTCAGagcatttattttaattccAGATAGTTTGTCTGCTGCTCAGCAGGGTATTAGTGGCTTCTTTActtatatttattgtattaTAATCACAGTAACGGAAGTTATTTGTTTCATATAGTTTCTGTTATATCAGCACAATTTTTGAGGTCCAAAAGTGTGAAGATGATATTTAAATCAAGCCAAAGTCATGGTCAGcataaaacagagaagaagaaaaaagcctCACAGTGTAAATCAGATGAGCAGTTTATTTCACTCTGTTGCTTCACATTTCTTGCTTGGTGTAAGAGCACAGATTAATTATGCCATAGATGTTAGTCTAATCCAGAGCAGATAGGGCTTCAGGCTAAGAATAGCTGTGACTTGTTTGCCAAATGTATTAGTAGTGAACAAAGGTTTTTAGAAAGggtctcttcttcttttcagaGGTCAATATCCTGcgcgtgtctttgtcctgttatCACACATCAGCGCCTGCTGTGGGTGACGCAGGCTCATTTGGCTGAGACCCATTCATTTGTGCTTTATGGGCTGCTGATGCTTGTAATTATGGCAAGCGTGCCTGATATCAGTGCAGAAATGAATTAGACTTGAGAAAAAATGGATTATGATATTGGATTTAATTGTATGTTTTCTACGGATTGCAtgcaaatacaataaaacactTCTCCGAGTCACAGTTTGGGAGCCAGTGGTGAGTAGCTGAGACTAAACACCAGCATCATCTTACATTGTTTGCAGTGTCCTTGttgtgattgttgttgttgttgttgtttttacatcACTGTAGTGATTAATCAGTCCATGGTGTGGTTTGTGTGTGGAATGTAAATGGATTAAATATAAGTACGGTATAAAAGTAAAGCAGATCTAAGCTCTAAAGGACAGATACTGACCGCAATGACTACTTTCACGTGAACTAACATTGTTTCTAACCAGGTGTCAGTGCCGCAATATGTTAGCTCTGTTGTGAAGTGAGATTTCCTCCATCAAGCCTTCAAATTTCTCCGGGGGGCTTTCATTTCCTCTTGCCTATTCGTGCCATCAGCTCTGCATTGGCTGCTGCCTTGGTCCTCATGTCCTGATTCTTGGCCAGGTCTATGAGTACACTGAGGATACTGGTGGGAACATCAAGGGACAGAGCAAAACGGGACCCCTGCTGGGCTCTCTTTGGCACCTGGGAGGCAGGGCGCGGGGCTCGCCTGAGCACGAGATGATGCTGTGATCGGAGCAGTGAGCTCAACGCACCGTTGCGGTTTAAGATGTCGACAGCCAGCATGTCCCTCTCTGTGTCTTCATCGAGTTTGGCAACAGCCAGACTGCTCCTCTGGCTCTGAACACACAAAGGAAGCAGCAGAGCCAGACAGAAGCACGCACGCACACTTCTCATGGTCAGGACTGTCTGCAAGCAGAGAATCAGCTCCATATTACACAACTGTGACAGTGCAAGACTTCAGTGAGTGATCGCATGGAAAGACAACAACATATCCAACTgatgtacaaaataaaaatagctttttaTTTCTTCCGCAATAaaaagatgatgaaacactaAATTCTTTAATACAGTTCTTTGCAAATCATTTTAGAtcatctgaatatttagtttattaacctttcaatcatccatccatttgatCCTCCTGTTATAGTCTGCAGTATTCTCTGATACATGCGTAGATAAATCTTTGCAAATCTCATCAAGAATCAGCCAAAATCAATACTTACTCAGTCACCAATATCAAAAGTTGGTAACTTGACAAAAAGGCACTTCTCCCTCCTCTGTGTTAAAGCCAGCAGCTCTTTTTATGCTCAGATGTCCTATAATCTTGTATTTTCTGTCTCACagcttctgcttcttcaccGGAGGAGCAATGTGCACCAAACACGGTCGGATGTTGAACTGGACTTGACGATGAGCCGCTCGTCCTTTGCTTCGTCTTCAACCACTTTAATCCTCGCCGTGACACTGCCCCTTCCCCTCTCTGTTTATCGTTTACATCTCTACACCCCATCGCCCTCCCCTCATTTCATCTCATTTCCTTTGCACTCAGTGCTATCTTATTCtttctaaaaataacacaaaagtaaTCACAATAGCTTGCTTGGAGTGACTTGAAAAGTTGCCCCAATTTGGAGTCAACGCACAGCCCACCTCCACGTCCATTCAGAAGTTAAGCATGGAGACGGTGCGAGAAAACAGTAAAACAGTGGGTGTTGAAATGTCCCATAAATTGTTCATCTTTTCATCTTGCttgttagtttgtgttttggaaaTCATCCGTGCAGACTGGGTGAACATGCAAACATGACAGTGATAAAAACACTGTGGGAGACATGCCCATTTCGGTCTAATTTAACTAAATGTATTTAAGGAGTTTGAAACATTAAGGTGGCTGGGAGCTGGTTTAGATTTACTGAAAACAGTGTGAGTGAGTCTGTTCTGTAACATGCATTAGCTGGGAATCACAGCAACTAAATAAGACATCATCACATGAGGTGAGTGACgtgaattaatttttttgtgtttgttaatACAAATTAACAACACAGAATAAAAGTTAGAGGATTTTCACTGGCTGCCAGTTTTGAAACTTGTTCTTTGACTAATGTCAGTCTTTTCGATCTGACCCTGTGCATGACAGCCGCTCCTTGACGTGTTTTTACGCCTAtgccacagaaaaaaaagcattgttGACTCTTAGAGGAACATGCTGTGAGAACACATCTTTCTTCCTTTCTACAGAGCACAGAGGAGAAGAGGTGAGTATAAAGAGGTTAGAAGGAGAAGTGACTGCAGACAAAGCCCCGTGGAGAAGAACAAGGAGGAAAAGTCTTACAGGGCCAGGAGGGCAACTCAACAAGACGAAGCCTATCTCGTTTCCTGAGTCACCTCCATTCGGGCCCATCAAAGAACTTACTCTCATCCGACTAATGATATATTACGAGTGCAGCCAGATTACGATTGCTGGGTCCTTGAGAGCCTCAGGCTTACGAGCCGTTTCAGTTACCCACAGGTCACAGTAATGTCACACAGCAACAAACAGATGCACTGAGTTGTACCAGCAGCATTATTCAACATGACACAGAGCAGCACATGAACCTAAGACGATGTCATCTGTGTGATTCGAGATAAAGCATACGTCATAGCAGGTCTTACTTGCCCATTCAACTGGCTAATGACGTAGGCTGTTTACAATGAGCCTGATGCGTATCAGAGAGCACTTTATTCTCCGACTGTTCACCCCGCTTAATATTCATGAAATGTTTAAGTTCTAAAGACATTGTTAATAAAACGCAGCAATTGGTAGCAGTAAGGACAGGCTATTAGAGCACAATTGCAAATCCTTATTCACTGTGGCAAAACTGAAGTAGGTAAACTGTGCTTTGGCCACAGCCACAATTTAAACGTCAAGCCATAGATCACAGATTAACCCAACATATCATCTGAAGTCTGAGCACAGATAATACAAATGGCACATCTGGTTTACGAAGACAACGTGAATGATAATGTGTTCATTAATGTATAAAAAAttttcaaaaaagtaaaaagtgctATGTTTACAACACTTCAAAAACTGTGACATTTAAGATCTAAAAGTGAAGGTAGTCTAGTAAGCACATCATCAGTGCTTTAAACGTCCAAGAACCTCCAGACAGAATTATTAGCCCCCACACAGCTTTTCCAAACatcctggttttattttggATGCTTACATTATTTTACTAATTTACTTTACAAAATCTGCCAGGGTCAAAATTATTAGGCCACCCAATGCTAATTGATAATTGTGAATCCTTTTTGATGGATTAAAGCTTGCAGTCACTTGTTGTGAATTTCAACAAGTCTCAAACACGCTTCCTGAGTAATCTCAGCTCATTCTTCGTTAGCCAATCTGTCAAGCTCCTCTAGATTTGATGGTCTTCTAGCGTGGACTTTGCCCTTCAGTTCACCCCACAGATTTTCAGTGGGATTCAAATGAGGCCAGTCAATAACATTCACTTTGGTCTTCTTCAGGAGCATGTCTTGGGTCGTTATTGtgttggaaaacaaaacaatgaccaGAC from the Oreochromis aureus strain Israel breed Guangdong linkage group 5, ZZ_aureus, whole genome shotgun sequence genome contains:
- the LOC116330172 gene encoding urocortin-3-like, with translation MRSVRACFCLALLLPLCVQSQRSSLAVAKLDEDTERDMLAVDILNRNGALSSLLRSQHHLVLRRAPRPASQVPKRAQQGSRFALSLDVPTSILSVLIDLAKNQDMRTKAAANAELMARIGKRK